In Ailuropoda melanoleuca isolate Jingjing chromosome 4, ASM200744v2, whole genome shotgun sequence, the following proteins share a genomic window:
- the YPEL5 gene encoding protein yippee-like 5 has translation MGRIFLDHIGGTRLFSCANCDTILTNRSELISTRFTGATGRAFLFNKVVNLQYSEVQDRVMLTGRHMVRDVSCKNCNSKLGWIYEFATEDSQRYKEGRVILERALVRESEGFEEHVPSDNS, from the exons atgggcagaatttTCCTTGATCATATCGGTGGTACCCGTCTGTTTTCTTGTGCAAACTGCGATACAATCCTGACCAACCGCTCAGAACTCATCTCCACTCGCTTCACAGGCGCCACTGGCagagcatttctttttaacaag GTAGTTAACCTGCAGTACAGTGAAGTTCAGGACCGGGTCATGCTCACCGGCCGCCACATGGTTCGAGATGTGAGCTGCAAGAACTGCAATAGCAAACTGGGCTGGATCTATGAGTTTGCCACTGAAGACAGCCAGCGCTATAAGGAAGGCCGTGTGATCCTGGAACGCGCCCTAGTACGAGAGAGCGAGGGCTTCGAGGAGCACGTACCATCTGATAACTcttga